From a region of the Gossypium raimondii isolate GPD5lz chromosome 10, ASM2569854v1, whole genome shotgun sequence genome:
- the LOC105776972 gene encoding protein NRT1/ PTR FAMILY 4.3 yields the protein MEEGRGADKGEMKHQQENTVDWRGRPSNPKKHGGMSAAAFVLGLQAFEIMGIAAVGNNLITYLINEMHFSLSKSANIVTNFVGTIFLLALLGGYLSDSHLGCFWTIILFGFVELSGFILLSVQAHLPQLKPAKCNMLTDGDMCEEAKGFKALIFFVALYLVALGSGCVKPNMIAHGADQFNLQNPSHSKKLSTYFNAAYFAFSMGELIALTVLVWIQTHAGMDVGFGVSAAAMAMGLIVVVSGSLYYRNKPPRGSIFTPIAQVFVAAMLKRKQINPELMINGDQNRAESGNVVQTQRFRFLDKACIKVEDGSNTKESPWRLCSVTQVEQVKILISVIPIFACTIVFNTVLAQLQTFSVQQGSAMDTQLTKSFHIPPASLQSIPYIILIFLVPLYDKFFVPFARKITGHESGISPLQRIGSGLFLSTFSMIAAALMEKKRRDSALGSGEIISIFWITPQFLIFGLSEMLTAVGLIEFFYKQSLQGMQAFLMAMTYCSYSFGFYLSSVLVSLVNKITSSSSKCGWLSDNDLNKDRLDLFYWLLAVISFLNFLNYLFWARWHSHSSAPPTIQNEADGMGLNHYILTKHSKDVVDENIP from the exons ATGGAAGAAGGAAGAGGGGCTGACAAAGGTGAAATGAAACACCAACAAGAGAACACTGTCGATTGGAGAGGCAGACCTTCCAATCCTAAGAAGCATGGCGGCATGTCTGCTGCTGCATTTGTTCTTG GGCTACAAGCATTTGAGATAATGGGAATAGCAGCCGTAGGGAACAACCTTATAACATATTTGATAAACGAGATGCATTTCTCGCTGTCAAAGTCAGCAAACATAGTGACAAACTTTGTTGGAACAATCTTCCTTTTGGCCCTCCTTGGTGGCTATCTTTCCGACTCTCATCTTGGGTGCTTCTGGACCATCATTCTCTTCGGCTTTGTGGAGCTTTCT GGTTTCATATTACTGTCAGTCCAAGCTCATCTTCCTCAACTAAAGCCAGCCAAGTGCAACATGTTAACTGATGGAGACATGTGTGAAGAAGCAAAAGGCTTCAAGGCCTTGATTTTCTTTGTGGCACTTTACTTGGTGGCATTAGGAAGTGGATGTGTGAAACCCAACATGATTGCTCATGGGGCTGATCAGTTCAATCTTCAAAATCCCTCACACTCTAAGAAGCTCTCAACCTACTTCAATGCTGCCTATTTTGCCTTCTCCATGGGTGAACTCATTGCCCTAACTGTTCTAGTATGGATCCAAACCCATGCCGGTATGGATGTCGGGTTCGGAGTTTCGGCCGCCGCCATGGCCATGGGACTAATCGTTGTGGTTTCCGGGTCATTGTATTACAGAAACAAGCCTCCTCGAGGAAGCATCTTCACTCCCATCGCTCAAGTTTTTGTTGCTGCCATGTTAAAGAGGAAACAAATTAATCCAGAGCTGATGATCAATGGAGATCAAAACCGAGCTGAATCTGGAAATGTGGTTCAGACACAAAGGTTCAGGTTCTTAGACAAGGCGTGCATCAAAGTTGAAGATGGAAGCAATACAAAGGAAAGTCCATGGAGATTGTGCAGTGTTACACAAGTGGAGCAAGTGAAGATATTGATTTCAGTGATTCCTATATTTGCTTGCACCATTGTTTTCAATACCGTTTTGGCTCAACTACAAACATTCTCAGTGCAACAAGGAAGTGCAATGGATACTCAGCTAACCAAGTCTTTCCATATCCCACCAGCTTCCCTTCAGTCGATCCCTTACATCATACTCATCTTCCTAGTCCCATTATACGACAAGTTCTTCGTCCCTTTTGCCAGGAAGATTACCGGTCACGAATCCGGAATTTCGCCTCTACAGAGGATAGGCTCGGGTCTTTTTCTCTCAACCTTTTCGATGATTGCCGCGGCACTTATGGAGAAGAAGAGAAGGGACTCGGCTTTGGGTTCGGGCGAAATAATATCCATCTTTTGGATCACCCCACAGTTCTTAATCTTCGGATTATCGGAGATGCTTACTGCGGTTGGCCTAATTGAGTTCTTCTACAAGCAATCCTTGCAAGGGATGCAAGCATTTCTGATGGCAATGACCTATTGTTCTTACTCATTTGGGTTCTACTTGAGCTCAGTACTGGTTTCTCTAGTAAATAAGATCACATCTTCTTCTTCGAAATGCGGTTGGCTTAGCGACAACGATCTCAATAAAGACAGACTAGACCTTTTCTACTGGTTGCTAGCAGTCATTAGCTTCCTCAACTTCCTAAACTATCTCTTCTGGGCTAGATGGCATTCTCACTCTTCTGCACCACCCACCATACAAAATGAAGCAGATGGGATGGGGTTGAACCATTACATCTTGACCAAACATTCAAAAGATGTAGTAGATGAGAATATACCATAA